A genomic segment from Diospyros lotus cultivar Yz01 chromosome 5, ASM1463336v1, whole genome shotgun sequence encodes:
- the LOC127801024 gene encoding protein DMR6-LIKE OXYGENASE 2-like isoform X1 → MGEVDPAFIQPAEHRPNLSFTEAQGIPLIDLNSSSNAATEDLVAEIGAACKNWGFFQVINHGVPPETRRKLEAAARRFFAQPPEEKRKVRRDEANPQGYYDTELTKNVRDWKEVLDLTVKNPTILPASLDPADGELRQLVNRWPENLPELREAFEEYAGEMEKLSHKLLRLISLSLGLQENRLSGFFNDHTSFIRLNHYPPCPIPHLALGVGRHKDGGALTVLAQDEVGGLEVKRKADGEWVRVRPTPEAFIINVGDIIQVWSNEEYESVEHRVMVNSEKERFSIPFFFNPDHSVMVEPLKELVTEQSPAKYRPYNWGRFLTNRKLSNFKNLGVDNVQIHHFRLQESSS, encoded by the exons ATGGGAGAGGTGGATCCGGCTTTCATCCAACCAGCCGAACACAGGCCCAATCTGTCCTTCACTGAAGCCCAAGGCATCCCACTTATCGACCTCAACAGCAGCAGTAACGCCGCCACGGAAGATCTGGTGGCGGAGATTGGGGCCGCCTGCAAGAACTGGGGATTCTTCCAGGTGATCAACCATGGGGTGCCGCCGGAGACGCGCCGGAAGCTGGAAGCGGCGGCGAGGAGGTTCTTCGCACAGCCGCCGGAGGAGAAGAGGAAGGTGAGGAGAGACGAGGCGAATCCGCAGGGTTACTATGACACTGAGCTCACCAAGAATGTCCGCGACTGGAAGGAGGTGCTTGATCTCACTGTCAAGAACCCTACTATTCTTCCTGCTTCGCTTGATCCCGCCGACGGAGAGCTCCGCCAGCTGGTTAACAGATGGCCGGAGAATCTTCCCGAGTTGAG GGAGGCATTTGAAGAATATGCTGGCGAAATGGAGAAACTGTCCCACAAGCTACTCCGACTCATCTCCCTGAGCCTGGGCTTGCAGGAGAATCGCCTGAGCGGCTTCTTCAACGACCACACGAGCTTCATCCGGCTGAACCACTACCCACCTTGCCCAATCCCCCACCTGGCGCTGGGCGTCGGCCGCCACAAGGACGGCGGGGCCTTGACCGTCCTCGCCCAGGACGAAGTCGGAGGGCTGGAAGTGAAGCGGAAGGCCGACGGCGAATGGGTCCGAGTCCGGCCGACCCCCGAGGCTTTCATCATCAACGTGGGCGACATCATTCAGGTGTGGAGCAACGAGGAGTACGAGAGTGTGGAGCACAGAGTGATGGTGAATTCGGAGAAGGAGAGGTTTTCGATTCCGTTCTTCTTCAATCCCGACCACAGTGTGATGGTGGAACCATTGAAGGAGCTGGTGACGGAGCAAAGCCCCGCGAAGTACAGGCCCTACAACTGGGGTAGGTTCCTTACCAACAGGAAGCTCAGTAACTTCAAGAACCTTGGTGTCGACAACGTCCAAATCCATCATTTCAGGCTCCAGGAGTCATCTTCTTGA
- the LOC127801026 gene encoding methyl jasmonate esterase 1-like, with the protein MDKKLHTGLVNHLIIVVFLAHIAEPAPSSKHFKFVLIHGASHGAWCWFKIVPRLRSAFGHRVTALDLAASGIDSRQLDDIPSISDYVKPLVDFMESLPAHERVILVGHSLGGLAVSMAMENFPHKISLAVFVTAMMPGPTLNISTLLQESLKRRESTLDSRFIYGDGPNRPATGFVFGPLYLAEKVYQLSRVEDVALATVLVRPQRLYGLENMSEELVFTAEKYGSVRRVFIVSEKDEVAKKEFQEWMIDRNPPDEVEEIKGSDHMVMVSKPVKLSALLLAIAAKTYR; encoded by the exons ATGGATAAGAAGCTTCACACGGGGCTAGTTAATCATCTGATCATCGTCGTCTTCCTCGCCCATATTGCAGAACCAGCTCCATCGAGCAAGCACTTTAAATTTGTGCTCATCCACGGAGCTTCCCATGGCGCCTGGTGTTGGTTCAAGATCGTGCCGCGGCTGCGATCAGCCTTCGGTCACAGGGTCACGGCTTTGGATCTCGCAGCTTCCGGGATCGATTCGAGGCAGCTGGACGACATCCCTTCCATTTCCGACTACGTCAAGCCGCTCGTGGACTTCATGGAATCTCTTCCCGCCCACGAAAGGGTCATCCTCGTCGGCCATAGCCTCGGCGGACTCGCTGTTTCCATGGCCATGGAGAATTTTCCCCACAAAATTTCTCTAGCTGTGTTCGTCACCGCCATGATGCCTGGCCCAACTCTCAACATTTCCACCCTTTTGCAAGAG TCACTCAAGAGACGAGAGTCTACGCTAGACAGCCGGTTCATCTACGGCGACGGACCCAACCGGCCGGCGACCGGCTTCGTTTTTGGGCCATTGTATCTGGCAGAGAAAGTGTACCAACTTAGCCGAGTTGAG GATGTGGCTCTAGCGACCGTGCTTGTGAGGCCGCAGCGCTTGTACGGCCTGGAGAACATGTCGGAGGAGCTGGTTTTTACCGCCGAGAAATACGGATCGGTGAGGAGAGTTTTCATCGTTTCCGAGAAAGACGAGGTGGCGAAGAAGGAATTTCAAGAGTGGATGATCGATAGAAACCCTCCCGATGAGGTTGAAGAGATCAAGGGATCCGATCACATGGTTATGGTGTCTAAGCCAGTCAAGCTCTCGGCTCTTCTCCTCGCCATTGCTGCAAAAACCTATCGTTGA